A genomic window from Treponema maltophilum ATCC 51939 includes:
- a CDS encoding leucine-rich repeat protein, protein MFFFALAASSCSNSTSGSNTAKTSEKKKIPALSVRSANYERNEGNNLTYRLIYSGSGNYEATAENPDIIELDTSRLNKRGIITVACKKEGRSRIKVYDKVGKKEAYSGSITVKSADSVIAEDFFEQSNVRYRILSKTALTVSVTPKISSAKNLEKAYLLYTQGTLSIPATVDHGDKTYKVKDIEWPQEWGTDVQNVEIAPDNEFMTSENGAVFSKDKKMLLWYPRGKPNAEYSVPEGVTTLRISSLFNVPELKKLGLPSTITDIQHYIFADCPSLNTVICKAENPPALVSTVFENTPIDSATLKVPANAVEAYKNAEGWKNFKTIEAIVP, encoded by the coding sequence TTGTTTTTTTTTGCACTGGCGGCAAGTTCATGTTCAAACTCGACGAGCGGGAGCAATACGGCAAAAACGTCCGAAAAAAAGAAAATTCCGGCGCTCAGTGTACGTTCCGCAAACTATGAACGGAATGAAGGGAATAATCTTACCTATCGGCTCATATACAGCGGTTCCGGCAATTATGAGGCAACAGCTGAAAACCCCGATATTATCGAGCTTGATACATCCCGACTTAATAAAAGAGGTATAATCACCGTAGCATGCAAAAAAGAAGGCCGGTCACGCATAAAAGTGTATGACAAAGTCGGCAAAAAGGAAGCTTATTCCGGTAGTATTACGGTAAAGTCGGCAGACAGCGTTATTGCCGAAGATTTTTTTGAGCAATCAAATGTACGCTACCGCATACTGAGTAAAACGGCGCTTACGGTTTCCGTAACCCCGAAAATTTCTTCCGCAAAGAATTTAGAGAAGGCGTATTTGTTATATACCCAAGGAACGCTTTCTATACCGGCAACGGTAGATCACGGAGATAAAACGTATAAAGTGAAAGATATAGAATGGCCCCAAGAGTGGGGTACGGATGTGCAAAACGTAGAGATTGCTCCCGATAACGAGTTTATGACATCGGAAAACGGCGCTGTTTTCAGCAAAGATAAAAAGATGCTTTTGTGGTACCCGCGCGGCAAACCGAATGCCGAATACAGCGTGCCTGAAGGCGTAACGACTTTACGGATAAGTTCTTTATTTAACGTCCCGGAATTGAAAAAGCTGGGACTTCCTTCGACGATTACCGACATACAACACTATATTTTTGCCGACTGTCCTTCTTTGAATACGGTAATCTGCAAAGCGGAAAATCCGCCGGCACTCGTAAGTACAGTGTTTGAAAACACGCCGATAGATTCGGCAACGCTTAAAGTACCGGCAAACGCGGTTGAAGCGTACAAAAACGCCGAGGGCTGGAAAAACTTTAAAACGATAGAGGCGATTGTACCGTAA
- a CDS encoding glucose-6-phosphate isomerase — MELTWNNLDTLESFRKLQSLKGQVHLKDVLDADRVFTYGTKGAEGLTYNYAAKQVNEQILSVMQELADEAQLTEKFTALYEGEVINTGEKRKVLHHLLRGRLGKDVFYDTSAGTKNARDFYESQRKAIADFARSVHSGKITNEKGETFTTVVQIGIGGSDLGPRALYLALEEWAKAHGTKKADAYFISNVDPDDASHVLTSCVKDLSRTLFILVSKSGTTQETLANELLVKDFLTKAGLNPSKHMVAVTSETSPLANNPSYLASFYIDDFIGGRYSSSSAVGGAVLSLAFGPETFEAFLKGAHEQDKNAREKNIRKNTALLDALIGVYERNVQGYPVSAILPYSQALSRFPAHLQQADMESNGKSVNRRGEKVGYATGPVIFGEPGTNGQHSFYQLLHQGTDIIPLQFIGFVNSQSGTDITVDGSTSQKKLCANLAAQIAAFALGKDDENPAKVFTGERPSSLIYGQTLNPEFLGALLAHYENKIMFQGFLWNINSFDQEGVQLGKLLTKTVLAGKSEGALKVFASLLGV, encoded by the coding sequence ATGGAATTGACATGGAATAATCTTGATACATTGGAATCTTTTAGAAAACTGCAATCGCTTAAAGGGCAAGTACACTTAAAGGACGTTCTCGATGCGGACAGGGTTTTCACATACGGCACGAAGGGTGCGGAAGGCTTAACGTACAATTATGCGGCAAAACAGGTAAACGAACAGATTTTGTCCGTCATGCAGGAATTGGCCGACGAAGCGCAATTAACCGAAAAATTCACCGCCTTATACGAAGGAGAAGTTATAAACACGGGAGAAAAACGCAAAGTGCTCCACCACTTGCTGCGCGGCCGGCTCGGAAAAGACGTGTTTTACGATACGAGCGCCGGCACAAAAAATGCGCGCGACTTTTACGAAAGCCAGCGTAAAGCGATTGCCGATTTTGCCCGCAGCGTTCATTCGGGAAAAATCACTAACGAAAAAGGCGAAACCTTTACAACCGTCGTACAAATCGGCATCGGCGGTTCCGACTTGGGCCCGCGCGCCTTATACCTCGCGTTGGAAGAATGGGCAAAGGCGCACGGTACGAAAAAAGCCGACGCGTATTTTATTTCGAACGTGGACCCGGACGATGCCTCCCACGTGCTGACTTCGTGCGTAAAAGACTTATCGCGCACGCTGTTTATTTTGGTATCCAAGTCGGGCACCACGCAGGAAACGCTCGCAAACGAACTGCTCGTAAAAGATTTTTTAACCAAAGCCGGATTGAATCCTTCAAAGCACATGGTCGCCGTTACGTCGGAAACAAGCCCCTTGGCAAACAATCCTTCGTACCTTGCTTCGTTTTATATCGACGACTTTATCGGCGGCCGCTATTCTTCATCGTCTGCGGTCGGAGGCGCCGTGCTTTCGCTTGCCTTCGGGCCGGAAACCTTCGAAGCGTTTTTAAAAGGCGCGCACGAGCAGGACAAAAACGCGCGTGAAAAAAACATACGCAAAAACACGGCCCTGCTGGATGCCCTTATCGGCGTGTACGAACGCAACGTGCAGGGCTATCCTGTCAGCGCGATTTTACCCTACAGTCAGGCACTCAGCCGCTTTCCCGCCCACTTGCAGCAAGCCGATATGGAATCGAACGGCAAAAGCGTCAACCGGCGCGGCGAAAAAGTCGGCTATGCGACCGGTCCCGTTATTTTCGGCGAACCGGGAACAAACGGCCAGCACTCGTTCTATCAGCTTTTGCATCAGGGTACCGACATTATCCCCCTGCAGTTTATCGGCTTCGTGAACAGCCAAAGCGGAACGGACATTACCGTCGACGGTTCGACAAGCCAAAAAAAACTGTGCGCAAACCTCGCGGCACAGATTGCCGCCTTCGCTTTGGGAAAAGACGATGAAAATCCGGCCAAAGTATTCACCGGCGAGCGGCCGTCAAGCCTCATATACGGACAAACGCTGAATCCCGAATTTCTGGGCGCCCTTCTCGCCCACTACGAAAACAAAATCATGTTCCAAGGCTTTTTATGGAACATAAACAGCTTCGATCAGGAAGGCGTACAGCTGGGTAAATTGCTGACCAAAACGGTGCTTGCCGGTAAAAGCGAAGGCGCTTTAAAGGTATTCGCTTCGCTGCTCGGCGTCTAA
- a CDS encoding TlpA family protein disulfide reductase, translated as MKNKHYAPKAAVFVAAALIFLLTGCGGFAASKGPKTNKRYNEKKMQTLTGKKVSVKDQKDLYADQEFGFGFVVPKTLNDLREKGTLEILPGAENITFFTVFAQSFFPLRASIHPETITEDEWIAFAREAEKHAFAAGFMLRVPSGELSGDDEALMEYVKAQYAVCEKIAEADGISYWFGYNTDYSNVNFSDAEKADVQSVIDELKDFKKNIFVFPPLARGNAVSQDGSVQGGLTSFSARTLDGKTVTQDLFKDYKVTMINIWATWCSPCVKEMPDLAKLHSSMLPSGTNMISICVDAAENPEGAKQVLASVSAGFTTLVPNADLAPFLNGVSALPTTVFVDSKGNFIGKAITGAPGREPAAAYAKTLQELSDAQNAK; from the coding sequence ATGAAAAACAAACATTATGCACCCAAGGCTGCGGTTTTTGTTGCCGCGGCGCTGATTTTTTTGTTGACCGGCTGCGGCGGTTTTGCCGCGTCCAAGGGGCCAAAAACGAATAAACGCTATAACGAAAAAAAGATGCAAACGCTCACGGGTAAAAAGGTTTCCGTAAAAGATCAAAAAGACCTGTATGCCGATCAGGAATTCGGCTTCGGTTTTGTCGTTCCGAAAACGCTGAACGATTTGAGGGAAAAGGGAACGCTGGAGATTTTGCCGGGAGCCGAAAACATAACGTTTTTTACGGTTTTTGCGCAAAGTTTTTTTCCTTTGCGCGCGTCGATACATCCGGAAACGATAACGGAAGACGAATGGATCGCTTTTGCCCGGGAAGCCGAAAAGCATGCGTTTGCGGCGGGCTTTATGTTGCGTGTTCCTTCCGGTGAACTTTCGGGCGACGATGAGGCCCTTATGGAGTATGTAAAAGCGCAATATGCGGTGTGCGAAAAAATCGCCGAAGCGGACGGCATCTCCTATTGGTTCGGCTATAATACGGATTATTCGAACGTGAATTTTTCGGATGCGGAAAAAGCCGATGTGCAAAGCGTAATCGACGAATTGAAGGATTTTAAAAAGAATATTTTCGTATTTCCGCCGCTTGCGCGGGGCAATGCGGTTTCTCAAGACGGGAGCGTTCAAGGCGGATTGACGTCGTTTTCGGCGCGCACGCTTGACGGCAAAACGGTTACGCAGGATTTGTTCAAAGACTATAAGGTAACGATGATAAACATTTGGGCGACGTGGTGCTCGCCCTGCGTAAAAGAAATGCCCGATCTTGCAAAGCTGCATTCGTCAATGCTGCCTTCCGGCACGAACATGATAAGTATTTGCGTCGACGCGGCGGAAAATCCCGAGGGTGCGAAGCAAGTGCTTGCTTCCGTTTCGGCGGGCTTTACAACCTTGGTGCCGAATGCCGACTTGGCGCCGTTTTTGAACGGTGTATCGGCTCTTCCGACGACGGTATTTGTCGATTCGAAAGGGAACTTTATAGGTAAAGCGATTACCGGAGCTCCCGGACGCGAACCGGCGGCAGCTTATGCAAAAACGCTGCAGGAACTTTCGGATGCCCAAAATGCAAAATAA
- a CDS encoding CD1871A family CXXC motif-containing protein: protein MQNKPIHKTAGSAHKIAVKGPLVPRKAAVCVCMFVALCFIGIGLLRGENLVVLQKAVHICLECIGIG, encoded by the coding sequence ATGCAAAATAAACCGATTCATAAAACGGCCGGATCGGCACATAAAATTGCGGTAAAAGGCCCGCTTGTGCCGAGAAAGGCCGCCGTGTGTGTGTGCATGTTCGTTGCGCTGTGCTTTATCGGCATCGGCTTATTGCGGGGCGAAAATCTTGTCGTACTGCAAAAGGCGGTACATATCTGCCTTGAGTGCATCGGGATAGGGTGA
- a CDS encoding 4Fe-4S binding protein, with the protein MANVSVSEKPFVSLKSRALRPLIQSCAAFGSNSYIAGFIRGDIFKGRIKQVCVPGLNCYSCPGAAGACPVGAFQAVAGSKKFSFSFYITGIVMMFGALFGRFVCGFLCPFGFFQDVLHRIPLPFAKTIAQKEKRFRVPKKLDKVLRFLKYAVLAVFVVALPALVRSAFGIGDPYFCKWVCPAGILEGALPLIAKNESLRNTLGFLFGWKTSFLALTVLTSLFLYRPFCKYVCPLGAFYSFFNKISLYRMRVDTAKCTRCGACERACRMHVPIIKPLKDGTFTGEGAKMPAFLSVDNAECIRCHDCKKACPCGAIRFGFDSFLKTKKAPENS; encoded by the coding sequence GTGGCAAACGTATCCGTATCCGAAAAGCCCTTTGTTTCTTTAAAGTCGCGGGCTTTGCGCCCGCTCATACAAAGCTGCGCCGCATTCGGTTCCAATTCGTATATTGCCGGCTTTATCCGCGGCGATATATTTAAAGGCCGCATAAAGCAAGTGTGCGTTCCGGGTTTGAATTGTTATTCCTGTCCCGGAGCGGCCGGCGCTTGTCCGGTCGGCGCTTTTCAGGCCGTGGCGGGAAGCAAAAAATTCAGCTTCAGCTTTTACATAACGGGAATCGTTATGATGTTCGGCGCCCTGTTCGGACGCTTTGTTTGCGGCTTTTTATGTCCTTTCGGCTTTTTTCAGGATGTGCTGCACCGCATTCCGCTGCCCTTTGCAAAAACGATTGCGCAAAAAGAAAAGCGTTTTCGCGTTCCCAAAAAGCTCGATAAGGTTTTGCGCTTTTTGAAGTACGCGGTGCTTGCCGTATTCGTCGTTGCGCTTCCGGCCCTTGTGCGCAGCGCCTTCGGCATAGGGGATCCGTATTTTTGCAAATGGGTGTGCCCGGCCGGAATTCTTGAAGGCGCGCTGCCGCTTATAGCGAAAAACGAAAGTCTGCGCAATACGCTCGGCTTTTTGTTCGGCTGGAAAACGTCGTTTTTGGCGCTGACCGTTTTAACGTCTCTTTTTTTGTACCGTCCGTTTTGCAAATACGTGTGCCCGCTCGGCGCATTTTATTCGTTTTTTAACAAAATAAGTTTGTACCGCATGCGCGTGGATACGGCGAAGTGTACGAGGTGCGGCGCATGCGAGCGTGCATGCCGCATGCACGTGCCGATTATAAAGCCGCTTAAAGACGGCACTTTTACGGGCGAAGGCGCGAAAATGCCGGCTTTTTTGTCGGTCGACAATGCCGAATGCATCCGCTGCCACGACTGCAAAAAAGCCTGCCCCTGCGGCGCGATACGTTTCGGTTTTGATTCGTTTTTAAAAACAAAAAAAGCGCCCGAAAACTCCTGA
- a CDS encoding (Fe-S)-binding protein — protein sequence MYTLAVSFTLALILGILLGIFEKLFYVPVDERIAKIRAVLPGVNCGACGYPGCDGFAAGVAAGEAPVTGCVVGRAPVAQAIGEIMGVPVPAKK from the coding sequence TTGTATACCCTCGCCGTTTCGTTCACGCTGGCGCTGATTTTAGGCATTTTGTTGGGCATTTTTGAAAAACTGTTTTACGTTCCCGTCGACGAACGCATCGCAAAGATACGCGCGGTGCTGCCCGGCGTAAATTGCGGCGCATGCGGTTATCCGGGCTGCGACGGTTTTGCCGCCGGCGTTGCCGCGGGAGAAGCGCCCGTAACCGGCTGCGTTGTCGGCCGCGCTCCGGTTGCACAGGCAATCGGCGAAATTATGGGTGTGCCCGTTCCGGCGAAAAAATAA
- a CDS encoding electron transport complex protein RnfA — protein MTDLELGKIFLKSMLIDNVVFIQFLALCPFIGMTADTGKAIGMGGATSFVMILATAVTYPLYTYLLNPLGLGFLQTLIFILVIAALVQLVEFYLKKSAPALYSSMGVYLALITTNCAILAVTLNTIAKGYGFLQSLVYAAGSAAGFFLALVMMAGVRERMKTSDIPAFMKGTPVLFVTAGLLSLAFGGFAGLIK, from the coding sequence ATGACGGACTTGGAACTGGGAAAAATCTTTTTAAAATCGATGCTTATCGACAACGTCGTATTCATTCAGTTTTTGGCGCTCTGCCCCTTTATCGGCATGACGGCGGATACGGGAAAAGCGATCGGTATGGGAGGGGCAACCTCCTTCGTTATGATTTTGGCGACGGCGGTTACCTACCCGCTGTATACGTATTTGCTGAATCCGCTCGGCTTGGGCTTTTTGCAAACCCTTATCTTTATTCTCGTTATCGCCGCGCTCGTGCAGTTGGTCGAATTCTACCTTAAAAAATCGGCGCCGGCTTTGTACAGTTCAATGGGCGTGTACCTCGCGCTGATTACGACAAACTGCGCCATTCTCGCCGTTACCTTAAACACGATTGCCAAAGGCTACGGCTTTTTGCAATCGCTCGTGTATGCGGCAGGTTCGGCTGCGGGCTTTTTTCTCGCTCTGGTTATGATGGCCGGCGTCCGCGAGCGCATGAAAACCTCGGACATTCCGGCATTTATGAAAGGAACTCCCGTACTTTTTGTTACGGCGGGACTTTTATCCTTAGCGTTCGGCGGCTTTGCCGGGCTTATAAAATAA
- the rsxE gene encoding electron transport complex subunit RsxE, whose product MNTHVKILTNGIVRENPLLVLTIGLCSSLAVTVNVFNGLGMGTAMTFVLVMSEIIISLFRKLIPDSIRIPIFIIVIATFVTIVDLIMQAYFPSLSESMGVFIPLIVVNCIIMGRVESFASKQGVGQSALDALGMGLGYLWVLSGISIVREFFGAGTFFGLRVIPEAYTIGFFKAAPGGFFVFAMFIAVTQAVRKAAEQRKKAKGGAK is encoded by the coding sequence ATGAACACACACGTAAAAATACTTACAAACGGCATTGTTCGGGAAAATCCCCTTTTGGTTTTAACCATCGGATTGTGTTCGTCGCTTGCCGTTACCGTCAACGTATTCAACGGATTGGGTATGGGAACGGCGATGACCTTTGTTTTGGTGATGAGCGAAATCATCATCAGTTTATTCAGAAAACTGATTCCCGATTCCATACGCATTCCGATTTTTATTATTGTTATCGCAACCTTCGTTACGATTGTCGATTTGATTATGCAAGCGTATTTTCCCTCATTGTCCGAATCGATGGGCGTATTTATTCCGCTCATCGTCGTAAACTGTATTATCATGGGACGAGTCGAGTCCTTCGCATCGAAACAGGGCGTCGGACAATCCGCCCTCGACGCCTTGGGCATGGGCTTGGGCTATTTGTGGGTTTTAAGCGGAATTTCGATTGTACGTGAATTTTTCGGAGCGGGAACCTTTTTCGGCTTGCGCGTTATTCCGGAAGCATATACAATCGGCTTTTTTAAAGCGGCGCCCGGCGGATTTTTCGTATTCGCCATGTTTATCGCCGTAACGCAGGCCGTCCGCAAAGCCGCGGAACAGCGGAAAAAAGCAAAAGGAGGGGCAAAATGA
- a CDS encoding FMN-binding protein, whose product MKNILKLGFTLAAYATVACVSLAFVYNVTAPAIERVKQEKAGAGMKIVFEQADSFVPVQNFERDSANPIAINALYTAEKGGKVLGAVVEAAGPTYDKATMLIGLDLNRTITGIQFLSLTDTPGFGQRANEPEFLNRFKNLNAEKTLEAGKDFDGLSGATITTKGVTNIVNYAVWVAGNYLAANHGGKAGSGAAPAAPKKAAAFDFESAFAELFPAKEGSSAPSYTEIPGMQAKTVHKIRIDNMWSVSSDGKTIGIMAAATGASYHGTASVLTAVDMERNIIGARITDLNDTPNIGQRALEEDFYNQFAGKSADANLLVKDGLDALSGATITSASIADIVKVSAVEAASQAAARGGKAAPAGSGEYALNGLQMEE is encoded by the coding sequence ATGAAAAACATACTGAAATTGGGCTTTACCCTCGCCGCTTATGCGACGGTCGCCTGCGTATCGCTGGCCTTTGTGTACAACGTAACGGCGCCCGCCATTGAACGGGTAAAACAGGAAAAGGCCGGCGCGGGAATGAAAATCGTTTTTGAACAAGCCGACTCCTTTGTTCCCGTACAAAACTTTGAACGCGATTCGGCAAATCCGATCGCGATTAACGCGCTGTACACGGCCGAAAAAGGCGGAAAAGTGCTCGGCGCGGTTGTCGAAGCCGCAGGTCCCACCTACGACAAGGCGACCATGCTCATCGGTTTGGATTTGAACCGCACGATAACGGGCATTCAGTTTTTGTCTTTAACCGACACGCCCGGCTTCGGCCAGCGGGCAAACGAACCGGAATTTTTAAATCGGTTTAAAAATTTGAACGCCGAAAAAACGCTGGAAGCCGGCAAAGACTTTGACGGTTTAAGCGGAGCGACGATTACGACAAAGGGCGTTACGAACATCGTAAACTACGCCGTGTGGGTCGCCGGCAATTATTTGGCCGCAAACCACGGCGGAAAAGCCGGTTCGGGCGCGGCTCCCGCGGCACCCAAAAAAGCGGCAGCCTTCGACTTTGAATCGGCTTTTGCCGAACTCTTTCCCGCAAAAGAAGGCTCAAGCGCGCCTTCCTATACCGAAATTCCGGGCATGCAGGCAAAAACGGTACATAAAATCCGCATCGATAACATGTGGAGCGTTTCTTCGGACGGCAAAACAATCGGCATTATGGCCGCCGCAACCGGTGCAAGTTATCACGGGACGGCGAGCGTTCTTACCGCCGTCGACATGGAACGGAATATTATCGGCGCGCGCATTACCGATCTCAACGACACGCCGAATATCGGCCAGAGAGCGTTGGAAGAAGACTTTTACAATCAGTTTGCCGGGAAAAGCGCCGATGCAAACCTGCTCGTAAAAGACGGGCTCGATGCGCTCAGCGGAGCGACGATAACTTCGGCGTCTATTGCCGACATTGTAAAAGTGAGCGCCGTTGAAGCCGCTTCTCAGGCAGCCGCGCGGGGCGGAAAAGCCGCACCTGCCGGTTCCGGAGAATACGCGCTTAACGGGCTTCAAATGGAAGAATAG
- a CDS encoding RnfABCDGE type electron transport complex subunit D: MSALPDKNQLYMSTSPHFKTPRTTQSTMFIVIVSLIPLAVYGGMLFGLPAILNIAVSTLSCVVFEFLIQKLFKRPVRINDLSAVVTGLLLALTLPPALPLWMTVLGAFFAIVIAKEFFGGIGSNVFNPALVGRAFLFTSFPAAMGSHWLEPATDAVSSATVLTQIKEGSASFLPGDYLQFFMGNRAGCIGETSAALILLAAVFLLVTKIIDWRAPLTMIIFAAVPTFLAGGDIVASVLTGGLLFGAVFMVTDYTTVPPTSYGRLIFGAGCGLITFLIRKFGGYPEGVMFSILIMNALTPFLAKLIGRKYGYPKMFAGKKAEKANGGAK; encoded by the coding sequence ATGTCGGCACTTCCTGATAAAAATCAATTGTACATGTCGACGAGTCCGCATTTTAAGACGCCCCGTACGACACAAAGCACTATGTTCATCGTTATAGTAAGCCTTATACCTTTGGCCGTGTACGGCGGCATGCTCTTCGGTCTTCCGGCTATATTGAACATAGCGGTTTCGACCCTTTCCTGCGTCGTTTTCGAATTCCTGATACAAAAGCTGTTTAAGCGTCCGGTAAGAATAAACGATCTTTCGGCCGTCGTAACGGGTTTGCTTTTGGCATTGACTTTGCCGCCCGCCCTTCCCCTATGGATGACCGTTTTGGGTGCTTTTTTTGCAATCGTTATCGCAAAGGAATTTTTCGGCGGCATAGGTTCGAACGTATTCAACCCGGCTTTGGTCGGCCGCGCCTTTTTGTTTACGAGCTTTCCCGCGGCGATGGGGTCGCATTGGCTTGAACCGGCAACCGACGCGGTAAGTTCGGCAACGGTTTTAACGCAAATAAAGGAAGGAAGCGCATCGTTTTTGCCCGGCGACTACCTGCAATTTTTTATGGGCAACAGGGCCGGCTGCATAGGCGAAACGTCGGCAGCCCTTATTTTGCTCGCCGCCGTCTTTTTGCTTGTTACAAAAATCATCGATTGGCGCGCCCCTTTAACCATGATTATCTTTGCAGCCGTTCCGACCTTTTTGGCAGGCGGCGACATCGTCGCATCGGTGCTTACTGGCGGCTTATTGTTCGGCGCGGTATTTATGGTAACCGATTACACAACCGTTCCGCCGACATCCTACGGACGCCTTATATTCGGGGCGGGCTGCGGTTTAATAACCTTTTTAATCCGAAAGTTCGGCGGCTACCCTGAAGGCGTTATGTTCAGCATTCTCATTATGAACGCGCTGACTCCCTTTTTGGCAAAACTTATCGGACGCAAATACGGCTATCCGAAAATGTTCGCCGGCAAAAAAGCCGAAAAAGCAAACGGGGGCGCAAAATGA
- the rsxC gene encoding electron transport complex subunit RsxC, which translates to MTTHTFKGGVHLPEFKELTVDSAVEQAFPSSKTVSIPVTQGGAPNQPIVAVGDTVIRGQKIAESDAYMSVPVHASISGTVKSIENRLVAGNLYASCIVIASDGSDKTAFMEPLDPFSCTKEQTLERIRQAGLVGMGGAAFPTHVKLNPPADKSIDCILINAAECEPYLTIDTRAIIESADKIIDGLSIIMHITHAQTGIIVLEDNKLALVPVLEDAIEKAGFGEKMAVSVCKTKYPQGGEKNLVQAAVGREIPSGGLPCDIGCIIQNVGTARAISEAFREGKPFVDRGLTISGGACTKPRNILVPVGTLVGDLIPHEFGVTENVKKIVIGGPMMGYTMPSTDFPIQKNTNGITFLTEKETSLAEESPCLNCGHCIRVCPCRLTPVMIVKSLTAGNLKDAVRYGLSDCVECGSCAWVCPAKVQLVQKIRTGKQKLRAEKQKQARLAAARGGK; encoded by the coding sequence ATGACTACACACACCTTTAAGGGCGGAGTTCATCTGCCCGAATTCAAGGAACTGACTGTAGATTCCGCCGTAGAACAGGCTTTTCCTTCTTCAAAGACCGTCAGCATTCCCGTAACGCAGGGGGGCGCTCCCAATCAGCCGATTGTCGCCGTCGGAGATACGGTAATCCGCGGCCAAAAAATCGCCGAATCGGACGCCTATATGTCGGTTCCGGTTCACGCATCGATTTCAGGTACCGTAAAAAGCATCGAAAACCGTTTGGTTGCCGGAAACCTGTACGCATCCTGCATCGTTATCGCTTCCGACGGCTCGGATAAAACCGCTTTTATGGAGCCGCTCGACCCGTTTTCGTGTACAAAAGAGCAGACGCTCGAACGGATTCGGCAAGCGGGTCTTGTCGGCATGGGCGGAGCCGCTTTCCCGACCCATGTAAAACTGAATCCGCCGGCCGATAAGAGCATCGACTGCATTTTAATAAATGCGGCCGAATGCGAACCGTATCTTACCATAGATACGCGCGCGATAATCGAATCGGCCGATAAAATCATCGACGGACTTTCGATCATCATGCACATTACACATGCGCAAACGGGCATCATCGTTTTGGAAGACAATAAACTTGCACTGGTGCCCGTGCTTGAAGACGCCATTGAAAAAGCGGGCTTCGGCGAAAAAATGGCCGTATCGGTATGCAAAACGAAATATCCGCAGGGCGGCGAAAAAAATCTCGTACAAGCCGCCGTCGGCCGCGAAATTCCTTCAGGCGGGCTTCCCTGCGACATAGGCTGCATTATTCAAAACGTCGGCACCGCGCGCGCAATATCGGAAGCGTTCCGCGAAGGCAAGCCCTTTGTTGACCGCGGCCTTACGATTTCCGGCGGAGCCTGCACAAAGCCGAGGAACATCCTCGTTCCCGTCGGCACGCTGGTCGGCGATCTTATTCCCCACGAATTCGGCGTTACCGAAAACGTAAAAAAAATCGTTATCGGCGGCCCGATGATGGGCTATACGATGCCGAGTACCGATTTTCCTATACAAAAGAATACCAACGGCATTACGTTCCTTACCGAAAAGGAAACTTCCCTTGCCGAAGAAAGTCCCTGCCTTAACTGCGGGCACTGCATTCGCGTATGTCCCTGCCGCCTTACTCCCGTTATGATCGTAAAATCGCTGACGGCCGGCAATTTAAAAGATGCCGTGCGTTACGGACTTTCCGACTGCGTGGAGTGCGGCTCGTGCGCGTGGGTGTGCCCCGCAAAGGTGCAGCTCGTTCAAAAAATCCGCACGGGAAAACAAAAGCTCCGCGCTGAAAAACAAAAACAGGCACGATTGGCCGCCGCACGAGGAGGAAAATAA